A genomic stretch from Serratia entomophila includes:
- the glpQ gene encoding glycerophosphodiester phosphodiesterase encodes MRTQVKALLTGIILATSMAGAAHAADDKVVIAHRGASGYLPEHTLPAKAMAYAQGADFLEQDLVMTKDNELVVLHDHYLDRVTDVAERFPDRARKDGRYYAIDFTLAEIKSLKFTEGFEIENGKKVQGYPGRFPMGKSDFRVHTFQEEIEFVQGLNHSTGKNIGIYPEIKAPWFHKQEGKDISSKVLAVLKQYGYTGKGDNVYLQCFDANELKRIKTELEPKMGMDLKLIQLIAYNDWQETYEQKADGKWVEYDYDWMFKPGAMKKIAQYADGIGPDYHMLVVAEQSKPGHVVLTDMVKEAHASKLAVHPFTIRADALPKYVTDVNQLYDVIYNQAGVDGVFTDFPDKGVQFLQKQGQHK; translated from the coding sequence ATGCGGACTCAAGTTAAAGCCCTGCTGACAGGGATTATCCTCGCCACCTCAATGGCCGGCGCCGCCCATGCCGCCGACGATAAAGTGGTGATCGCCCACCGCGGCGCCAGCGGCTACCTGCCGGAACACACCCTGCCGGCGAAGGCGATGGCCTACGCACAGGGCGCCGATTTCCTCGAGCAGGATCTGGTGATGACCAAGGATAACGAGCTGGTGGTGCTGCACGATCACTATCTCGACCGCGTGACCGACGTGGCCGAACGCTTCCCGGACCGCGCACGCAAGGATGGCCGTTACTACGCCATCGACTTCACCCTGGCGGAAATCAAATCGCTGAAGTTCACCGAAGGCTTCGAGATTGAAAACGGCAAGAAGGTGCAGGGCTACCCTGGCCGCTTCCCGATGGGCAAATCCGACTTCCGCGTGCACACCTTCCAGGAAGAGATCGAGTTCGTGCAGGGCCTGAACCACTCGACGGGCAAGAACATCGGCATCTATCCGGAAATCAAGGCGCCGTGGTTCCACAAGCAGGAAGGCAAGGATATCTCCAGCAAAGTGCTGGCGGTGCTGAAACAGTACGGTTACACCGGCAAGGGCGACAATGTCTACCTACAGTGCTTCGACGCCAACGAACTGAAGCGCATCAAGACCGAGCTGGAGCCGAAAATGGGCATGGATCTGAAGCTGATTCAGCTGATCGCCTATAACGACTGGCAGGAAACCTACGAGCAGAAGGCCGACGGCAAGTGGGTGGAATACGACTACGACTGGATGTTCAAGCCGGGCGCGATGAAGAAAATCGCCCAGTACGCCGACGGCATCGGGCCGGACTACCACATGCTGGTGGTAGCGGAACAATCCAAACCGGGGCACGTCGTGCTGACCGACATGGTGAAAGAGGCGCATGCCAGCAAGCTGGCGGTGCATCCGTTCACCATCCGCGCCGACGCGCTGCCGAAATACGTCACCGACGTGAATCAGCTGTATGACGTGATTTACAACCAGGCGGGCGTCGACGGCGTGTTCACCGACTTCCCTGACAAGGGCGTGCAGTTCCTGCAAAAGCAGGGCCAGCACAAGTAA
- the yigL gene encoding sugar/pyridoxal phosphate phosphatase YigL, translated as MYHVVASDLDGTLLSPDHTLSPYAKETLKLLTQRDVHFVFATGRHHIDVSQIRDNLEISAFMITSNGARVHNTEGELIFSHNLDADIARDLYGMMHDDADITTNVYRNDDWYINRESPEQAEFFRESVFTYQLFEPGLLETDGVCKVYFTCDDHEKLLPLEDAINARWGDRVNVSFSFPTCLEVMAGGVSKGHALEEVAKIIGYTLKECIAFGDGMNDLEMLSMAGKGCIMRDAHQRLKDKLPNLEVIGSNVDDAVPHYLRKMYL; from the coding sequence ATGTATCACGTCGTCGCTTCCGATTTAGATGGCACGCTGCTGTCTCCCGACCACACTCTGTCGCCGTACGCCAAAGAAACGCTCAAGCTGCTGACCCAGCGCGATGTGCACTTTGTTTTCGCCACCGGCCGCCACCATATCGACGTTTCGCAGATCCGCGATAACCTGGAAATCAGCGCCTTCATGATCACCTCCAACGGCGCCCGGGTGCACAACACCGAGGGTGAACTGATCTTCAGCCACAACCTCGACGCGGACATCGCCCGCGATCTGTACGGCATGATGCACGACGATGCGGACATCACCACCAACGTCTACCGCAACGACGACTGGTACATCAACCGCGAAAGCCCGGAGCAGGCGGAGTTTTTCCGTGAGTCGGTCTTCACCTATCAGCTGTTTGAGCCGGGCCTGCTGGAAACCGACGGCGTCTGCAAGGTGTACTTCACCTGTGACGACCACGAAAAGCTGCTGCCGCTGGAAGACGCCATCAACGCGCGCTGGGGCGATCGGGTCAACGTCAGCTTCTCGTTCCCGACCTGCCTGGAAGTGATGGCCGGTGGGGTGTCGAAGGGGCATGCGCTGGAAGAAGTGGCCAAGATCATCGGTTATACGCTGAAAGAATGCATCGCCTTCGGCGACGGCATGAACGATCTGGAAATGCTGTCGATGGCCGGCAAGGGCTGCATCATGCGCGACGCCCACCAGCGCCTGAAGGACAAGCTGCCGAACCTGGAAGTGATCGGCTCCAACGTCGACGACGCGGTGCCGCACTACCTGCGCAAGATGTACCTCTGA
- the pldB gene encoding lysophospholipase L2, which produces MTSFTLSIDDWLARETQFAAFATGPLLDFWRLREEGEFSGVDGVPIRFVRICSPRHRRVVVVSPGRIESYVKYPEVAYDLFHCGYDVMIVDHRGQGRSGRLLADTHRGHVVNFSDYVDDFEQFYQREVAPRGYRHCFALAHSMGGAILAQFLLRRPQAFDAAAFCAPMFGIYLPMPGWMARRILDWAEKRPAVREYYAVGTGQWRPLPYVVNVLTHSRERYRRCLRYYADYPELQVGGPTYHWVRESIQAGREVVAQAANINTPLLLLQAGEERVVDNRSHQAFCQALSDAGHPCEGGQPRVIEGARHEILFERDAMRAEALNAILRFFAQHLGGNPTADNSIRG; this is translated from the coding sequence ATGACCTCGTTCACTCTCAGCATTGATGACTGGTTAGCGCGTGAAACGCAGTTCGCTGCTTTCGCCACCGGGCCGCTGCTGGATTTTTGGCGGCTGCGCGAGGAAGGCGAGTTCAGCGGGGTGGACGGCGTGCCGATCCGCTTCGTGCGCATCTGTTCGCCGCGCCACCGGCGGGTGGTGGTGGTAAGCCCCGGCCGCATCGAAAGCTACGTGAAATACCCTGAGGTTGCCTACGATCTGTTCCATTGCGGCTACGACGTGATGATCGTCGACCATCGCGGCCAGGGGCGTTCGGGCCGTTTACTGGCAGATACGCATCGCGGTCATGTGGTAAACTTCAGCGATTACGTTGATGATTTCGAGCAGTTCTATCAGCGTGAAGTGGCGCCGCGCGGCTACCGCCACTGCTTCGCCCTGGCCCATTCGATGGGCGGCGCGATCCTGGCGCAGTTCCTGCTGCGCCGGCCGCAGGCGTTCGACGCGGCGGCGTTTTGCGCGCCGATGTTCGGCATCTATTTGCCGATGCCGGGCTGGATGGCCAGGCGCATTCTGGATTGGGCGGAGAAACGCCCGGCGGTGCGCGAGTATTACGCGGTGGGGACCGGCCAGTGGCGGCCGCTGCCCTACGTGGTCAACGTACTGACCCACAGCCGCGAGCGCTATCGGCGCTGTCTGCGTTATTACGCCGATTACCCCGAGCTGCAGGTGGGTGGGCCGACCTATCACTGGGTGCGGGAAAGCATTCAGGCCGGGCGCGAAGTCGTCGCTCAGGCCGCCAACATCAACACGCCGCTGTTATTATTGCAGGCCGGTGAAGAACGGGTGGTCGACAACCGTTCGCATCAGGCTTTTTGTCAGGCACTGTCAGACGCGGGGCACCCCTGTGAAGGGGGACAACCGCGGGTTATCGAAGGCGCACGCCATGAGATCCTGTTCGAGCGGGACGCGATGCGCGCCGAAGCACTGAACGCAATCCTGCGCTTCTTTGCTCAACACTTAGGTGGTAACCCTACCGCCGACAACTCCATCAGAGGTTAG
- the rhtB gene encoding homoserine/homoserine lactone efflux protein: protein MTLDWWLTYLLTTLILSLSPGSGAINTMSTGISHGYRGAAASIAGLQIGLSTHILLVGIGLGALISQSLLAFELLKWLGAAYLVWLGIQQWRAAGALDLHALAGSMPRRRLFRRAVLVNLTNPKSIVFLAALFPQFILPNQPQAEQYLVLGATTVAVDILVMIGYATLAKRIAGWLKTPRQMQLLNRIFGSLFILVAGLLATARKA from the coding sequence ATGACCTTGGACTGGTGGTTAACCTATCTGCTGACAACCCTCATTCTCAGCCTGTCCCCCGGCTCCGGCGCCATCAACACCATGAGCACCGGCATCAGCCATGGCTACCGCGGCGCGGCGGCGTCGATCGCCGGCCTGCAGATCGGGCTGAGCACCCATATTCTGCTGGTGGGCATTGGCCTTGGCGCGCTGATCTCTCAATCGCTGTTGGCGTTCGAACTGCTGAAGTGGCTGGGCGCCGCCTATCTGGTGTGGCTAGGCATCCAGCAGTGGCGCGCCGCCGGGGCGTTGGATCTGCACGCGCTGGCGGGCAGCATGCCCCGCCGCCGCCTGTTCCGCCGCGCGGTGCTGGTCAACCTGACCAACCCGAAAAGCATCGTGTTCCTGGCCGCGCTGTTTCCGCAGTTCATCCTGCCCAATCAGCCGCAGGCCGAACAGTACCTGGTGCTCGGGGCCACCACGGTGGCGGTGGATATTTTGGTGATGATCGGTTACGCCACCCTGGCCAAGCGCATTGCCGGCTGGCTGAAGACGCCGCGCCAGATGCAGCTGCTGAATCGCATCTTCGGTTCGCTGTTTATCCTGGTGGCGGGGTTGTTGG